In a genomic window of Streptomyces koelreuteriae:
- a CDS encoding SulP family inorganic anion transporter, with protein MVTGGAKGMGGKAGAKADLVTDITASLVVFLVALPLCIGVAVASGVPAELGIISGVIGGLVVGAVKGSTLQVSGPAAGLAALVADTVADVGVAMLGVIVLFAGLLQIVLGLVKLGRMFQATSVAVVQGMLAGIGVPLMFSQAYPMADAKAPGTAIENMAGIPGLLAGILTNPQAMIATLLGILTIVLSFVWKKVPGPAGKIPAALVAVGIGVVVAALPGVDVKTLQVGNLLASVNLPGAEQFGALTDGAIITAILTFTVIASAESLFTAAAVDRMHSGPRTRYNTELVAQGVGNTVAGVLGALPITAVVARSSANVQAGAKTRLSRTLHGLWLLAFALLLPQVLALIPISVLAGVLVHSGWKLFAPAEFPKMWRQDRGEFAVMTLTTLVIVATALLEGVLFGVAAGIVLAALRMSQTVIRQHMEEDTAKVVMAGNATFLRLPKVIEALEAAAASGKPRIRLDLTGVTHLDHACRNQVEEFTAQQRGLGLRVELLMPGEAKQAEPAGSRTAASAGEAPGSAPLPRRPVAGMEEEPAGAGEPAPWPTADAEWFYLDTRPLPEEQSRSSLLG; from the coding sequence ATGGTGACCGGGGGCGCGAAGGGGATGGGTGGCAAGGCCGGGGCCAAGGCCGACCTCGTCACCGACATCACCGCCTCGCTGGTCGTCTTCCTCGTCGCGCTGCCGCTGTGCATCGGCGTGGCCGTCGCCTCGGGTGTTCCGGCCGAGCTCGGGATCATCTCCGGGGTGATCGGCGGCCTGGTCGTCGGCGCGGTCAAGGGCAGTACGCTCCAGGTCAGCGGGCCTGCCGCCGGGCTCGCCGCGCTCGTGGCGGACACCGTCGCCGATGTCGGCGTGGCCATGCTCGGCGTGATCGTGCTGTTCGCCGGCCTGCTGCAGATCGTCCTCGGACTGGTGAAACTGGGCCGGATGTTCCAGGCCACCTCGGTCGCCGTCGTCCAGGGCATGCTGGCCGGCATCGGCGTGCCGCTGATGTTCAGCCAGGCCTATCCCATGGCCGACGCCAAGGCACCCGGCACCGCGATCGAGAACATGGCCGGCATCCCCGGGCTGCTGGCCGGCATCCTGACGAACCCGCAGGCCATGATCGCCACCCTGCTCGGCATCCTCACGATCGTGCTCAGCTTCGTGTGGAAGAAGGTGCCCGGCCCGGCCGGGAAGATCCCGGCCGCACTGGTCGCCGTCGGCATCGGCGTGGTCGTCGCCGCGCTGCCCGGCGTGGACGTGAAGACGCTCCAGGTGGGCAACCTGCTCGCGTCCGTGAACCTGCCGGGCGCGGAGCAGTTCGGCGCGCTCACCGACGGCGCGATCATCACCGCCATCCTCACCTTCACGGTCATCGCGTCCGCCGAGAGCCTGTTCACGGCCGCCGCCGTGGACCGGATGCACAGCGGCCCGCGCACCCGCTACAACACCGAGCTGGTCGCCCAGGGCGTCGGCAACACCGTCGCGGGCGTCCTCGGCGCACTCCCCATCACCGCGGTCGTGGCGCGCAGTTCGGCGAACGTCCAGGCCGGGGCCAAGACCCGGCTCTCCCGCACGCTGCACGGCCTGTGGCTGCTCGCGTTCGCGCTGCTGCTGCCGCAGGTGCTCGCGCTGATCCCGATCTCCGTGCTCGCCGGTGTCCTCGTGCACAGCGGCTGGAAGCTGTTCGCGCCCGCCGAGTTCCCGAAGATGTGGCGCCAGGACCGGGGCGAGTTCGCGGTGATGACGCTGACCACGCTGGTCATCGTGGCGACCGCGCTGCTGGAAGGCGTGCTGTTCGGCGTCGCCGCGGGCATCGTGCTGGCCGCGCTGCGCATGTCGCAGACCGTGATCCGCCAGCACATGGAGGAGGACACGGCCAAGGTCGTGATGGCCGGCAACGCCACGTTCCTGCGCCTGCCGAAGGTGATCGAGGCGCTGGAGGCGGCCGCCGCGTCCGGGAAGCCGCGGATCCGGCTCGACCTGACCGGCGTGACCCACCTGGACCACGCCTGCCGCAACCAGGTCGAGGAGTTCACCGCCCAGCAGCGGGGACTGGGTCTCCGGGTGGAACTCCTGATGCCCGGGGAGGCCAAGCAGGCCGAACCGGCCGGGTCCCGTACCGCCGCGTCCGCGGGGGAGGCCCCGGGCTCGGCGCCGCTGCCCAGGCGCCCGGTCGCCGGAATGGAGGAGGAGCCGGCCGGGGCGGGGGAGCCGGCGCCCTGGCCCACCGCCGACGCCGAGTGGTTCTACCTCGACACCCGGCCCCTCCCCGAAGAGCAGTCCCGCTCATCCCTCCTGGGATGA
- a CDS encoding peptidase inhibitor family I36 protein yields MRLSVRRNSRTTPLFAVLAVSAAAITTLAVPTSASAAPAAPAAVDCASGHICFWTGANFTGSKCAWDVADPDWQSGSIRCSWAATTNVKSVWNAGTSSSTGVAYYRGADYSDRIGCTRQQHGGNLAGTYKVRSHRWISGSCG; encoded by the coding sequence ATGCGCCTTTCCGTCCGCAGGAACTCCCGCACCACACCGCTGTTCGCGGTCCTCGCCGTCAGCGCCGCCGCCATCACGACCCTGGCCGTGCCGACCTCCGCTTCGGCCGCTCCGGCCGCTCCCGCGGCGGTGGACTGCGCGAGTGGGCACATCTGTTTCTGGACCGGCGCCAACTTCACCGGCAGCAAGTGCGCGTGGGACGTGGCCGACCCCGACTGGCAGAGCGGCTCCATCAGGTGTTCCTGGGCCGCCACGACCAACGTGAAGTCGGTGTGGAACGCCGGCACCAGCAGCTCCACCGGTGTCGCCTACTACCGGGGCGCCGACTACAGCGACCGGATCGGCTGCACCCGGCAGCAGCACGGCGGCAACCTGGCCGGTACGTACAAGGTCCGCTCCCACCGGTGGATCAGCGGCAGCTGCGGCTGA
- a CDS encoding helix-turn-helix domain-containing protein — MSECPETERFAALLRALKSRSGLSYEALAKKSGLAGSTLHRYCRGTSVPQDYGSVHRLATVCGATPEELRTLHRLWALADAARTTAAGAEEAEAEAVAVSGQGTGQEAEEEETEQEAEAEREGETVPDNAGEPDPDPEPAPTLRPDPRSRRHRLRTSVVTAAIVAALSVSAWALYGARTPSGSGGADGRGSGDDRPLFSANCPPVIAMGEHDECVREVQRLLHAKGADIGVDGSFGPQTLRRVTAFQVLAGIQPNGVVEEPTKKALYASRVRMSVWSQEKVRQRVREVFPEAPDKAVAIADCQSFLDPLHILPNTNGTRNWGLFQISDARLRELGGTPRQALDPEWNIQAARRLWSEDRDFGDWPHCARAAEATPAASLTATPTPR; from the coding sequence ATGTCCGAATGCCCGGAAACGGAACGGTTCGCCGCGCTGCTGCGTGCGCTGAAGAGCCGGTCGGGCCTGAGTTACGAGGCCCTCGCCAAGAAATCCGGCCTGGCCGGTTCGACGCTGCACCGCTACTGCCGCGGCACATCGGTGCCCCAGGACTACGGCAGCGTCCACCGGCTGGCCACGGTCTGCGGCGCGACCCCGGAGGAACTCCGCACCCTGCACCGCCTGTGGGCCCTGGCGGACGCGGCGAGAACCACGGCGGCCGGTGCCGAGGAAGCGGAAGCGGAAGCAGTAGCGGTATCCGGGCAGGGCACAGGGCAGGAAGCGGAAGAAGAGGAGACGGAACAGGAAGCCGAGGCAGAGAGGGAGGGGGAAACGGTCCCAGACAACGCCGGGGAGCCCGACCCCGACCCCGAACCCGCCCCCACCCTCCGCCCCGACCCCCGCTCACGCAGGCACCGCCTCCGCACCTCCGTCGTCACCGCCGCCATCGTCGCGGCCCTCAGCGTCTCCGCCTGGGCGCTGTACGGCGCCCGGACGCCGTCCGGCAGCGGCGGCGCCGACGGACGCGGTTCCGGTGACGACCGGCCGTTGTTCTCGGCCAATTGCCCGCCCGTGATCGCCATGGGCGAGCACGACGAGTGCGTACGGGAGGTGCAGCGCCTGCTGCACGCCAAGGGCGCGGACATCGGCGTCGACGGCAGCTTCGGTCCGCAGACCCTGCGCCGTGTCACCGCCTTCCAGGTGCTGGCCGGGATCCAGCCGAACGGGGTCGTCGAGGAACCCACCAAGAAGGCGCTGTACGCCTCACGGGTCCGGATGAGTGTCTGGTCGCAGGAGAAGGTGCGGCAGCGGGTCCGGGAGGTGTTCCCCGAGGCGCCGGACAAGGCGGTGGCCATCGCCGACTGCCAGTCCTTCCTGGACCCGCTGCACATCCTGCCCAACACCAACGGCACCCGGAACTGGGGCCTGTTCCAGATCTCCGACGCCCGGCTGCGCGAACTGGGCGGGACGCCCCGTCAGGCCCTGGACCCGGAGTGGAACATCCAGGCGGCCCGACGGCTGTGGAGCGAGGACCGCGACTTCGGCGACTGGCCGCACTGCGCCCGAGCCGCCGAAGCCACCCCGGCCGCCTCCCTCACAGCGACACCGACACCGCGTTGA
- a CDS encoding SMP-30/gluconolactonase/LRE family protein, with protein sequence MTRNHFQPSRRTVLGGAVAALAVAGTGTVSAQASSGASTRASAWPSEFPLPDGWLPEGITIGSRPYAYMGSRADGSIYRTDLRTGEGGVLHRGAAGLASIGLKLDRDGLLYVAGGAGGTAKVLDARDGELLATYQLTPNAAPFINDVVLHRDRAWFTDSRDAVLHGVPRGRTGKVRALPLTGEWVQAPAGTNSANGLVATPDGRGLIVVNAGQLYRVDIRTGHATKVALVGGTDVTGGDGLVRLGRVLYVVQNRQNKITVWDLDRDATTATLRRTITDPRFDVPTTAARFGDRLYLVNARFTSPQTPQTTFNAVSVSL encoded by the coding sequence ATGACTCGGAACCACTTCCAGCCGTCCCGGCGGACCGTGCTCGGCGGGGCCGTCGCCGCGCTCGCGGTCGCCGGTACGGGCACGGTCTCGGCACAGGCCTCGTCCGGGGCCTCGACGCGGGCCTCGGCCTGGCCGAGCGAGTTTCCGCTGCCCGACGGGTGGCTCCCCGAGGGGATCACCATCGGCAGCAGGCCGTACGCGTACATGGGTTCACGTGCCGACGGCTCGATCTACCGCACCGACCTGCGCACCGGCGAGGGCGGCGTCCTGCACCGGGGCGCCGCCGGCCTCGCGTCGATCGGTCTGAAGCTGGACCGCGACGGCCTGCTGTACGTGGCGGGCGGCGCCGGCGGGACGGCGAAGGTCCTCGACGCGCGCGACGGTGAGCTGCTGGCCACCTACCAGCTCACCCCGAACGCGGCGCCCTTCATCAACGACGTCGTCCTGCACCGCGACCGCGCCTGGTTCACCGACTCCCGGGACGCCGTCCTCCACGGCGTCCCGCGCGGCCGCACGGGCAAGGTGCGCGCCCTTCCGCTCACCGGCGAGTGGGTGCAGGCACCGGCCGGGACCAACAGCGCCAACGGCCTGGTCGCCACCCCCGACGGACGCGGCCTGATCGTCGTCAACGCGGGCCAGTTGTACCGGGTGGACATCCGGACCGGTCACGCCACCAAGGTCGCGCTGGTGGGCGGGACCGACGTGACGGGCGGCGACGGTCTGGTGCGCCTCGGCCGCGTCCTGTACGTCGTACAGAACCGCCAGAACAAGATCACCGTCTGGGACCTCGACCGGGACGCCACGACGGCCACCCTGCGCCGGACGATCACCGACCCCCGTTTCGACGTGCCCACCACCGCCGCCCGGTTCGGCGACCGCCTCTATCTCGTCAACGCCCGCTTCACCAGCCCGCAGACGCCTCAGACGACGTTCAACGCGGTGTCGGTGTCGCTGTGA
- a CDS encoding IS5 family transposase (programmed frameshift): MRRHELTDESWAVIEPLLAPPRMGRPVRDRRQVVNGILWKLSTGAAWRDLPERYGPWKTVYERFRRWSADGTWDRLLAQVQQHCDAVGAVDWTVVCVDSTTVRAHQHAAGARKGGSGPGEAIGRSRGGLTTKIHLACDGQGRPLAFTLTAGNVNDCTQFEQVMARISVSRRGPGRPRTRPDRVVADKGYSSTKIRSYLRRRGIRAAIPERIDQINGRIRRGESLCRLDRTTYRRRNLVERCFNKLKHNKALATRYDKRARHYQAMVTLACLRLWLP, from the exons GTGCGTCGTCATGAGCTGACTGATGAGTCGTGGGCGGTGATCGAGCCGTTGCTGGCTCCTCCGCGGATGGGGCGTCCGGTGCGGGATCGTCGGCAGGTGGTCAACGGCATCCTGTGGAAGCTGTCCACGGGGGCGGCCTGGCGGGACCTGCCTGAGCGTTACGGCCCGTGGAAGACGGTCTACGAACGTTTCCGCCGCTGGTCGGCAGACGGCACCTGGGACCGGCTGCTGGCCCAGGTCCAGCAGCACTGCGATGCCGTGGGCGCCGTGGACTGGACTGTCGTCTGCGTCGACTCCACGACTGTGCGGGCTCACCAGCATGCGGCCGGGGCCCGAAAAGGGGGCTCTG GGCCGGGCGAGGCGATCGGCCGGTCCCGTGGCGGGCTGACTACGAAGATCCACCTGGCCTGTGATGGGCAGGGCCGGCCGCTCGCCTTTACCCTGACCGCTGGGAACGTCAACGACTGCACCCAGTTCGAGCAGGTCATGGCCCGCATCAGCGTCAGCCGACGCGGGCCCGGCCGGCCCAGAACGCGGCCCGATCGGGTCGTCGCGGACAAGGGCTACTCGTCCACGAAGATCCGCTCCTACCTGCGTCGGCGGGGCATCAGAGCCGCGATCCCAGAGCGGATCGACCAGATCAACGGCCGCATCCGCCGAGGCGAAAGCCTCTGCCGACTCGACCGGACCACCTACCGGCGCCGCAACCTCGTCGAGCGCTGCTTCAACAAGCTCAAGCACAACAAGGCCCTGGCCACTCGCTACGACAAACGCGCCCGCCACTACCAAGCCATGGTCACCCTCGCCTGCCTACGCCTCTGGCTCCCCTGA
- the nirD gene encoding nitrite reductase small subunit NirD, giving the protein MTLAPETTELKIELALDGDWFTVCDLSTLLPGRGVAALLPDGRQAAIFRDRSGELFAIDNRDPFTGAAVLSRGLTGTHQGRPFVASPLLKQRFDLASGQCLDDEEVRVTAYKVRAA; this is encoded by the coding sequence ATGACCCTGGCACCCGAGACCACCGAGCTGAAGATCGAACTCGCCCTCGACGGCGACTGGTTCACGGTCTGCGACCTGAGCACGCTGCTCCCCGGCCGCGGGGTGGCGGCACTGCTGCCGGACGGCCGGCAGGCCGCGATCTTCCGTGACCGTTCCGGCGAACTGTTCGCCATCGACAACCGCGACCCCTTCACCGGCGCGGCCGTCCTCTCCCGCGGCCTGACCGGCACCCACCAGGGCCGCCCGTTCGTCGCCTCCCCGCTGCTGAAGCAGCGTTTCGACCTGGCGTCCGGGCAGTGCCTGGACGACGAGGAGGTGCGTGTGACGGCGTACAAGGTGCGCGCCGCTTAG
- the nirB gene encoding nitrite reductase large subunit NirB — translation MTATPEATEATPTIVLVGHGMVGQRFLEALAERGLTATHRVVVLCEEPRPAYDRVQLTSYFAGRSPEDLSMTDMQFIEDHGIELHIGDPAETVDREARRVTARSGLVVDYDVLVLATGSYPFVPPVPGKDAEGCFVYRTIEDLLAIEEYAKNAQVGAVVGGGLLGLEAAGALKGLGLTSHIVEFAPRLMPVQVDDGGGAALLRTIEEMGLSVHTGVGTQEVVVGEGGAVTGMKLSDGSELATDLVVFSAGVRPRDQLARDCGLTVGERGGITVDEQCRTVNDPHVFAIGECALASDGRVYGLVAPGYEQAETAAATIAADEAAFTGADLSTKLKLLGVDVASFGDAHGTAEDCLDVVYSDSRSGLYKKLVIGRDGTLLGGILVGDAEAYGTLKAFTGSVPPVSPESLVLPAGAGESVQLGPSALPDDAIVCSCHNVSKGTIRGAVTDHQCVTVPEVKKCTKAGTGCGSCVKVLGQLVNAELEAGGIEVDKGLCGCFGQTREELYEIVHALRVTTFQDLLDRHGREEARGGDGCEVCKPAVGSIIASLAPTIGASGYVLDGEQASLQDTNDHFLANLQKNGSYSVVPRIPGGEIAPEKLIVIGEIARDFGLYTKITGGQRIDMFGARVEQLPLIWARLVDAGFESGHAYGKSLRTVKSCVGQTWCRYGVQDSVRMAIDLELRYRGLRSPHKLKSAVSGCQRECAEAQSKDFGVIATANGWNLYVGGNGGATPRHADLLAQDLSDAELIRLIDRFLMFYIRTADRLERTSTWLERIPGGLDHVRDVVVHDSLGICDELEKLMLAHVAYYRDEWAETINDPEKLSRFVSFVNAPDTPDPVVAFVPERDQMKPDLPLLSIGMRPADVLEGSAQR, via the coding sequence CGGAGGCCACGGAGGCCACCCCCACGATCGTGCTCGTCGGCCACGGCATGGTCGGCCAGCGCTTCCTCGAAGCGCTCGCCGAGCGCGGCCTGACCGCCACGCACCGCGTGGTCGTGCTCTGCGAGGAGCCGCGTCCGGCGTACGACCGCGTCCAGCTCACGTCGTACTTCGCGGGCAGGTCGCCCGAGGACCTGTCCATGACGGACATGCAGTTCATCGAGGACCACGGCATCGAGCTGCACATCGGTGACCCGGCGGAGACCGTGGACCGGGAGGCCCGCAGGGTCACCGCCCGCTCCGGTCTCGTCGTCGACTACGACGTGCTGGTCCTGGCCACCGGCTCCTACCCGTTCGTGCCGCCGGTCCCGGGCAAGGACGCCGAGGGCTGTTTCGTCTACCGCACGATCGAGGACCTGCTCGCGATCGAGGAGTACGCGAAGAACGCCCAGGTCGGTGCCGTGGTCGGCGGCGGTCTGCTCGGGCTGGAGGCGGCCGGTGCGCTCAAGGGTCTCGGACTGACCTCCCACATCGTGGAGTTCGCGCCCCGGCTGATGCCCGTCCAGGTCGACGACGGCGGCGGCGCGGCCCTGCTGCGCACCATCGAGGAGATGGGCCTGAGCGTCCACACCGGCGTGGGCACACAGGAGGTCGTGGTCGGCGAGGGCGGTGCCGTGACCGGCATGAAGCTGTCCGACGGCTCCGAACTCGCCACCGACCTGGTGGTGTTCAGCGCCGGTGTCCGCCCCCGCGACCAGCTCGCCCGCGACTGCGGTCTGACGGTCGGCGAGCGCGGCGGCATCACGGTCGACGAGCAGTGCCGCACGGTCAACGACCCGCACGTGTTCGCGATCGGCGAGTGCGCGCTGGCCTCCGACGGCCGGGTGTACGGCCTGGTCGCCCCCGGCTACGAGCAGGCCGAGACGGCCGCCGCGACGATCGCCGCCGACGAGGCCGCCTTCACGGGTGCCGACCTCTCCACCAAGCTGAAGCTGCTCGGCGTGGACGTGGCGTCCTTCGGTGACGCGCACGGCACCGCCGAGGACTGCCTGGACGTCGTCTACTCCGACTCCCGCTCCGGCCTGTACAAGAAGCTGGTCATCGGCCGCGACGGCACGCTGCTCGGCGGCATCCTGGTCGGCGACGCGGAGGCGTACGGCACGCTGAAGGCCTTCACCGGCTCGGTCCCGCCGGTCTCCCCCGAGTCGCTGGTGCTGCCCGCCGGGGCCGGGGAGTCCGTGCAGCTCGGCCCGTCCGCGCTGCCGGACGACGCGATCGTCTGCTCCTGCCACAACGTCTCCAAGGGCACGATCCGCGGCGCGGTCACCGACCACCAGTGCGTGACCGTGCCCGAGGTGAAGAAGTGCACCAAGGCCGGCACCGGCTGCGGCTCCTGCGTCAAGGTCCTCGGCCAGCTCGTCAACGCCGAGCTGGAGGCCGGCGGCATCGAGGTCGACAAGGGCCTGTGCGGCTGCTTCGGGCAGACCCGCGAGGAGCTCTACGAGATCGTCCACGCCCTGCGTGTCACCACGTTCCAGGACCTGCTGGACCGGCACGGCCGCGAGGAGGCCCGGGGCGGTGACGGCTGCGAGGTCTGCAAGCCGGCCGTCGGCTCGATCATCGCCTCCCTCGCCCCGACGATCGGCGCGAGCGGCTACGTCCTGGACGGCGAGCAGGCCTCGCTGCAGGACACCAACGACCACTTCCTGGCCAACCTGCAGAAGAACGGCTCCTACTCGGTCGTCCCGCGCATCCCCGGCGGCGAGATCGCCCCGGAGAAGCTGATCGTCATCGGCGAGATCGCCCGCGACTTCGGCCTCTACACGAAGATCACCGGCGGCCAGCGGATCGACATGTTCGGCGCCCGCGTCGAGCAGCTCCCGCTGATCTGGGCCCGGCTGGTCGACGCCGGCTTCGAGTCAGGACACGCCTACGGCAAGTCGCTGCGCACGGTGAAGTCCTGCGTCGGCCAGACCTGGTGCCGCTACGGCGTCCAGGACTCCGTCCGCATGGCCATCGACCTGGAGCTGCGCTACCGGGGCCTCAGGTCGCCGCACAAGCTCAAGTCGGCGGTGTCCGGCTGCCAGCGCGAGTGCGCGGAGGCCCAGTCGAAGGACTTCGGCGTGATCGCCACGGCCAACGGCTGGAACCTCTACGTCGGCGGCAACGGCGGCGCGACCCCGCGTCACGCGGACCTGCTGGCCCAGGACCTGTCGGACGCCGAACTGATCCGTCTGATCGACCGGTTCCTGATGTTCTACATCCGTACGGCCGACCGTCTGGAGCGCACCTCGACCTGGCTGGAGCGGATCCCGGGCGGCCTGGACCACGTACGGGACGTCGTCGTCCACGACTCCCTCGGCATCTGCGACGAGCTGGAGAAGCTGATGCTGGCGCATGTCGCGTACTACCGCGACGAGTGGGCCGAGACCATCAACGACCCCGAGAAGCTGTCCCGGTTCGTGTCCTTCGTGAACGCGCCGGACACCCCGGACCCGGTCGTCGCCTTCGTGCCCGAGCGCGACCAGATGAAGCCCGACCTGCCGCTGCTGTCCATCGGTATGCGACCCGCCGACGTTCTGGAAGGAAGCGCCCAGCGATGA